From Oncorhynchus keta strain PuntledgeMale-10-30-2019 chromosome 25, Oket_V2, whole genome shotgun sequence, one genomic window encodes:
- the LOC118358389 gene encoding coiled-coil domain-containing protein 117-like, which yields MHHPSPMSSELGLLPAMYSFPGRINVTEIGINIGPANTCQHLPGVLPPNTSWERRCLRKHRRRADDEGCSAKRRRLMEEAGCDPLDYLSPKVFHNWPPGNSSPPLPELSSQALPQACLGTQDLGLPLSGSSSILACPEAEGSCMEVEAAQRRLQEIEERITLEDDDDDEDLDVESAPRRPMLVMSDSLREGLQRGISDILPHTVAQSVSHSCMELVVWRPPEVALARRLKDSLQRQRKQQITSRQPQSPSASLSSLTPTNTPGETYSPMYCSPGAGAHSAGEEDMEL from the exons ATGCATCATCCTAGCCCCATGAGCAGTGAGCTGGGCTTGTTGCCTGCCATGTACTCATTCCCTGGCCGTATCAACGTCACTGAAATCGGGATCAATATTGGCCCTGCAAATACCTGTCAACACCTGCCGGGAGTGTTGCCCCCAAACAC GAGTTGGGAGAGACGATGCCTGAGAAAGCACAGGAGGAGAGCAGATGACGA AGGATGCAGTGCCAAAAGGAGGAGGCTGATGGAAGAGGCAGGATGCGATCCTTTGGATTACCTCAGCCCCAAAGTGTTTCATAACTGGCCACCAGGCAACAGCAGCCCCCCTCTACCTGAATTATCTAGCCAAGCACTCCCCCAGGCCTGTCTGGGGACTCAGGACCTGGGGCTGCCCTTATCCGGGTCTTCTTCCATTCTGGCCTGTCCAGAAGCAGAAGGCTCCTGCATGGAGGTGGAAGCAGCACAGAGGAGACTGCAGGAGATTGAGGAGAG GATCACCCTGGAGGATGATGACGACGATGAGGACCTGGATGTGGAGTCAGCACCCAGGAGGCCCATGCTGGTGATGTCTGACAGTCTGAGGGAGGGGCTTCAGCGTGGCATCAGTGACATCCTCCCCCACACTGTGGCCCAGTCTGT gagccACTCCTGTATGGAGCTGGTAGTATGGCGCCCCCCAGAGGTTGCGCTGGCCCGGCGGCTGAAGGACTCCCTACAGAGGCAGAGGAAGCAGCAGATTACCAGCAGGCAACCCCAGAGCCCTAGTGCCTCTCTGAGTTCCCTCACCCCCACAAACACCCCAGGGGAGACATACTCCCCTATGTATTGCAGCCCAGGGGCAGGTGCccacagcgctggagaggaggacatGGAGCTGTAG